One segment of Pricia mediterranea DNA contains the following:
- a CDS encoding nucleoside phosphorylase, translating into MLGTSELILNPDGSIYHLNLLPEDLADTVITVGDPDRVSEVSSFFETVEIKKGKREFRTHTGILNGKRLSVVSTGIGTDNIDIVLNELDALVNIDFKSRTLHSKKKKLDIVRIGTSGAIQPDIPLDSFLMSEYAIGLDGLLHFYHSTAVQYTEMAEAFAAHTGWSSKKAEPYAVECDAVIAKKLLSNRIRLGITLTNTGFYGPQGRKLRLQTHNDRFMEGLKDFKFAELKITNMEMETSGIYGLSKLLGHRAVSMNCILANRSTGEFSANPKKATRDLIGYCLEKICG; encoded by the coding sequence ATGTTAGGTACCTCCGAGCTTATCCTTAATCCCGACGGTAGCATTTACCATCTGAACCTGTTACCGGAAGATCTTGCGGATACCGTTATCACCGTGGGCGACCCCGACCGTGTATCAGAGGTATCCTCGTTTTTCGAAACGGTGGAAATCAAGAAAGGCAAACGGGAATTCCGTACCCATACCGGCATTCTTAACGGAAAACGGCTGAGCGTGGTCTCTACCGGGATAGGAACGGACAATATCGATATTGTCCTCAACGAACTCGATGCCTTGGTCAACATCGATTTTAAATCGCGGACGCTGCATTCCAAAAAGAAAAAGTTGGACATTGTCCGTATCGGTACCTCCGGGGCGATACAGCCCGATATTCCCTTGGATTCCTTCTTGATGAGCGAATACGCCATCGGCCTAGACGGTTTACTTCATTTTTACCATTCCACAGCTGTCCAGTACACGGAAATGGCGGAGGCCTTTGCGGCGCATACCGGCTGGTCGAGCAAAAAAGCGGAGCCCTATGCCGTTGAATGTGATGCGGTGATAGCAAAAAAGCTTCTTTCAAATCGTATACGATTGGGGATAACGCTTACCAATACTGGATTCTACGGTCCCCAAGGCAGAAAATTGAGGCTTCAGACGCACAACGACCGTTTTATGGAAGGGCTGAAGGATTTCAAATTCGCGGAACTCAAGATTACCAATATGGAAATGGAGACATCGGGAATTTATGGGCTCTCAAAACTGCTGGGCCACCGTGCCGTTTCGATGAACTGTATCCTAGCCAACCGGAGTACGGGGGAGTTTTCTGCAAATCCCAAAAAAGCGACCCGGGACCTCATAGGCTATTGCCTCGAAAAAATCTGTGGGTAA
- the ung gene encoding uracil-DNA glycosylase produces the protein MPVTIKESWKQQLSQEFRQPYFSALIHFVKKEYAENTCYPQGSDIFAAFEHCPFDSTKVVLIGQDPYHGPDQANGLCFSVKDGIAHPPSLINIFKELENDVGKSYPKSGDLEHWARQGVLLLNATLTVRARNAGSHQKKGWEAFTDAVIRKLSDEKGGLVFLLWGGYAKKKAALIDEEKHYILTSGHPSPLSANRGYWFGNGHFSQTNEILKKIGKRPIEW, from the coding sequence ATGCCCGTAACCATAAAAGAAAGCTGGAAGCAACAACTCTCCCAAGAATTCCGACAGCCCTATTTCTCGGCTCTAATCCATTTTGTGAAAAAGGAATACGCCGAAAACACCTGCTATCCGCAGGGCAGTGATATTTTCGCGGCGTTTGAGCATTGTCCCTTTGACAGCACCAAAGTGGTTTTAATCGGACAAGATCCCTACCACGGTCCGGATCAGGCAAACGGACTCTGTTTTTCGGTGAAGGACGGGATAGCGCATCCCCCGTCCTTGATCAATATTTTTAAGGAATTGGAAAATGATGTGGGAAAGTCCTATCCGAAGAGCGGCGACCTGGAGCATTGGGCCAGGCAAGGCGTGCTTCTGCTCAATGCCACCTTGACGGTACGCGCCCGGAATGCGGGCAGCCACCAAAAGAAAGGATGGGAAGCCTTTACCGATGCCGTAATTCGCAAACTGTCCGATGAAAAGGGAGGTTTGGTGTTTTTGCTCTGGGGCGGATACGCCAAAAAGAAGGCCGCTTTGATCGACGAAGAAAAACACTATATCCTGACTTCGGGGCACCCCTCGCCTTTGAGTGCCAATCGGGGCTATTGGTTCGGGAACGGACATTTTAGCCAAACCAACGAAATCCTCAAAAAAATAGGAAAACGGCCGATCGAGTGGTAA
- a CDS encoding thiol-disulfide oxidoreductase DCC family protein: protein MKKSHKILLFDGVCNLCNGAIQFIIKRDKKDVFRYAPLQSEIGQKLISERHIDTERIDSFILIEPGVAYYTKSDATLEIGKHLSGFRTLSVLLSGVPHRLRDFVYDFVARNRYKWYGRKKECMVPTPKLKAKFLE from the coding sequence ATGAAAAAATCACATAAAATACTGTTATTCGATGGGGTCTGCAATCTCTGTAACGGGGCCATACAATTTATCATCAAACGGGATAAAAAGGATGTCTTTCGATACGCGCCCTTACAAAGCGAGATTGGTCAAAAGCTGATTTCCGAACGTCATATCGACACCGAACGTATAGACTCCTTTATCCTAATCGAACCGGGCGTGGCGTACTATACCAAATCCGATGCCACGTTGGAAATCGGAAAACATCTGAGCGGGTTTCGAACGCTTTCCGTTCTCCTCTCCGGCGTTCCCCACAGGTTACGCGATTTCGTATATGATTTCGTCGCCAGAAATCGCTATAAATGGTACGGAAGAAAGAAGGAATGTATGGTGCCGACCCCGAAATTAAAGGCGAAATTTTTAGAGTAA
- a CDS encoding lipocalin family protein, giving the protein MIRNSIVLFAASLLMFSCSTSKQVRNDRKMVDGTWTLDNVGYEGSEGDFKAQLFDDASAVCFEGSTWFFRNNNSTGNYTIQPGSLCSGGQRNIRWSIIENQGGGEQLQFKYIDEKKNDIYGKQGYRLDVVSLAPSQMTLKSNVTVEGDPVSVIYEFSRQ; this is encoded by the coding sequence ATGATTAGAAATAGTATTGTATTATTTGCAGCAAGCCTGCTTATGTTTTCATGTTCTACCTCGAAACAAGTTCGGAACGACCGCAAAATGGTCGATGGAACCTGGACGCTTGACAATGTCGGATATGAGGGCAGCGAAGGCGATTTCAAGGCACAACTGTTCGACGATGCTTCCGCGGTATGCTTTGAGGGCAGTACCTGGTTTTTCAGGAACAATAACAGCACCGGGAACTACACGATCCAACCGGGAAGCCTGTGTTCGGGTGGCCAGCGCAATATCCGTTGGTCCATCATCGAAAATCAAGGTGGCGGCGAACAGTTACAGTTCAAGTACATCGACGAGAAGAAAAACGATATTTACGGCAAACAGGGCTACCGGTTGGATGTAGTGTCCTTGGCCCCCTCCCAAATGACCTTGAAATCGAATGTGACGGTCGAGGGCGATCCCGTTTCCGTAATTTATGAGTTCAGCCGTCAGTAA
- a CDS encoding DUF1835 domain-containing protein — MSSLLHITNGDKFTDKLKSLSLKGDIITWREMLCEGKTLTSVGSESFWKTRFEFLNKNYKISKSWFVEKTLKEYRSLCNHKQQDEIVLWFDYDLFCQINMLAVLSWLKTNRKYAQISLVCSGKEDDSQKMYSLHDLSDEQLMQRYENKVELNQDDIEYADYVWQLYCSDNPIRLENLTDYSDYQFDYLDGAIQAHLHRFPSIKNGLNGMENAMLRLAEERKPINRTTFLNDILENQLILGFGDSQYERALDRLKPLFSSFKPVRLTKKGKQILDNQTSYYSRLRDNDVYLGGALKYNFLYNTDTSRILKL; from the coding sequence ATGAGTTCCCTGCTGCACATCACCAACGGAGATAAATTTACGGATAAATTAAAATCCCTCTCACTTAAAGGTGATATTATTACCTGGCGCGAAATGCTCTGCGAGGGAAAAACGCTGACGAGTGTGGGCAGTGAGTCCTTTTGGAAGACGCGCTTCGAATTCCTCAATAAAAATTACAAAATTTCCAAATCCTGGTTCGTCGAAAAGACGTTAAAGGAATACCGCTCCCTTTGCAACCACAAACAACAAGACGAAATCGTACTTTGGTTCGATTACGACCTCTTCTGCCAAATCAATATGTTGGCCGTGCTCAGTTGGCTCAAGACAAATCGAAAGTATGCCCAGATTTCTTTGGTCTGTTCCGGTAAGGAAGATGACTCCCAGAAGATGTACAGCTTGCACGACCTGAGCGACGAACAGTTGATGCAACGTTACGAGAACAAGGTGGAACTGAATCAGGACGATATCGAATACGCCGATTATGTGTGGCAACTCTATTGCAGTGACAATCCCATCCGTCTTGAAAACCTTACGGACTATTCCGACTACCAGTTCGATTATCTCGATGGCGCGATACAGGCCCATCTACACCGGTTCCCTAGCATTAAGAACGGACTGAACGGAATGGAGAATGCTATGCTACGGTTGGCCGAGGAGAGAAAGCCTATTAACCGGACAACTTTTTTGAACGATATTCTTGAGAACCAACTTATTTTGGGCTTTGGCGATTCGCAGTACGAAAGGGCACTCGATCGATTAAAACCCTTATTTTCTTCATTTAAGCCCGTACGACTGACCAAAAAAGGAAAACAGATTCTCGATAACCAAACCAGTTATTATTCCCGTCTTCGTGATAATGATGTCTATTTGGGCGGCGCCCTGAAATACAACTTTCTCTACAACACCGATACGAGTAGGATCCTGAAGCTCTAG
- a CDS encoding endonuclease MutS2, which translates to MVKIPKKTLQDLEFPTVLQQVSTRCNTGLGKTRALGIKPISDTETLLETLGRTSEYLASFVNENRIPNHGFDAVDKELKLLKIENTTLEVSGFQKIASICKTVDSHKKFFKKFNEYYPLLFASSEEIEANRDIPTQVDTIIDRFGEVKDSASDKLSTIRQEINQVKSKIGQSFASALNTYHGSDYLDDIRESVVENRRVLAVKAMYRKKVKGTVMGTSRTGSIVYIEPETTLKYSRELNNLEFDEKEEIRRILNTLTHRIRPFAPLLVDYQDFLADMDITAAKARYASDTNALLPEINTKKRLFLRDAYHPLLYLSNERNSEKTWPQTIELHPENRIIVISGPNAGGKSITLKTIGLLQVMLQSGLLIPVHERSSACLFNRVLTDIGDNQSIENHLSTYSYRLKNMNRFLRKCDAETLFLIDEFGTGSDPELGGALAEAFLEVFYKRESFGVITTHYANLKALADELPHTTNANMLFDGKTLEPIFQLVLGEAGSSFTFEVAQKNGIPYNLINKAKKKIERGKVRFDATIAKLQKERSKMAQTGDRLQEEESKAREEAQRLEKLNAKIKSKLENYQELYDHDQRMIHLGNKVDKAAAKYFQENKKRPLVSELLRIVETENSKRKKKSAAAAKAERTKHAEVAQEARSKVKHIREKKKVAKKKAVIKERNKPLPVFKIGDRVRLKDGKAVGSIDTLEKKKAIVNYGQFKTHVGLEQLELVGKKGKT; encoded by the coding sequence ATGGTAAAAATTCCGAAAAAGACACTTCAAGACCTTGAATTTCCCACCGTATTGCAACAGGTATCCACCCGCTGCAACACCGGGCTGGGGAAGACCAGGGCTTTGGGAATCAAACCGATTTCCGATACTGAAACTTTGCTTGAGACCCTGGGGCGAACCTCGGAATACCTGGCCTCCTTCGTCAATGAAAACAGGATTCCCAACCACGGTTTTGATGCCGTGGACAAGGAATTAAAACTGTTGAAAATCGAGAACACTACTTTAGAAGTGTCGGGCTTTCAAAAAATCGCAAGTATTTGTAAGACCGTGGATTCCCACAAGAAGTTCTTTAAAAAGTTTAATGAATACTATCCGTTGCTTTTTGCATCTTCAGAAGAAATCGAGGCCAACAGGGACATTCCTACCCAAGTGGACACCATAATCGACCGCTTCGGGGAGGTGAAGGACAGTGCTTCGGATAAGCTATCGACCATTCGTCAGGAAATAAATCAAGTAAAAAGCAAGATCGGACAAAGTTTTGCCTCCGCCCTGAATACCTATCACGGTTCGGACTATCTCGATGATATTCGGGAATCGGTGGTCGAGAACCGTAGGGTATTGGCGGTCAAGGCCATGTACCGGAAAAAAGTAAAGGGTACGGTAATGGGCACTTCCAGAACGGGAAGCATCGTGTATATCGAGCCCGAGACCACCCTGAAATACAGCAGGGAACTGAACAATTTGGAATTCGACGAAAAGGAGGAGATCAGGCGGATCCTGAACACTTTGACGCACCGCATACGTCCCTTCGCACCGCTTCTGGTGGATTATCAGGATTTTTTGGCGGATATGGACATCACCGCCGCCAAGGCCAGGTACGCGTCAGATACCAACGCGCTGCTGCCGGAAATCAACACCAAAAAGCGTTTGTTCCTTCGGGACGCTTACCATCCCCTACTCTATTTGAGCAATGAGCGAAATAGTGAAAAAACCTGGCCACAGACCATTGAATTGCACCCCGAAAACCGGATAATCGTAATTTCAGGTCCCAATGCGGGCGGCAAGAGCATTACCCTGAAGACCATTGGCCTACTTCAGGTAATGCTTCAATCGGGACTGTTAATCCCCGTTCATGAAAGGAGTTCTGCATGTTTATTTAATCGTGTTTTAACGGATATCGGGGATAACCAGTCCATCGAAAACCATCTGAGTACTTACAGTTACCGGCTCAAGAACATGAACCGCTTTTTGCGAAAATGTGATGCCGAAACCCTGTTTTTGATCGACGAGTTCGGTACGGGCAGTGATCCCGAACTCGGTGGGGCCTTGGCGGAAGCCTTTTTGGAGGTGTTCTACAAAAGGGAATCCTTCGGGGTGATTACGACCCACTACGCCAATTTAAAGGCATTGGCGGACGAGTTGCCGCATACCACTAACGCCAATATGCTTTTTGATGGAAAAACACTTGAACCCATCTTTCAATTGGTTCTGGGGGAGGCGGGCAGTTCCTTCACCTTCGAGGTGGCCCAAAAGAACGGCATTCCCTACAACCTGATCAACAAGGCCAAAAAGAAAATTGAAAGGGGGAAGGTCCGTTTCGACGCAACCATCGCCAAACTTCAAAAAGAACGGAGTAAAATGGCGCAAACGGGGGACCGCCTACAAGAAGAGGAATCGAAAGCTAGGGAAGAAGCCCAGCGACTGGAAAAACTCAACGCCAAGATCAAGTCCAAGCTCGAGAATTACCAAGAGCTTTACGACCACGACCAGCGGATGATCCATTTGGGCAATAAAGTGGACAAGGCCGCGGCAAAATATTTTCAGGAAAACAAAAAGCGCCCCTTGGTATCGGAGCTGCTGCGCATCGTGGAGACCGAAAACAGCAAACGGAAGAAGAAATCCGCCGCAGCGGCCAAAGCCGAACGAACTAAACATGCCGAAGTGGCCCAAGAGGCACGGAGCAAGGTGAAGCACATCCGGGAGAAAAAGAAAGTAGCGAAGAAGAAGGCGGTCATCAAGGAAAGGAACAAGCCCTTACCGGTTTTCAAGATTGGCGACCGGGTCCGCCTAAAAGACGGGAAGGCCGTCGGGAGCATCGACACCCTTGAAAAGAAAAAGGCCATTGTCAACTACGGGCAGTTTAAGACCCACGTTGGGCTGGAGCAGTTGGAGTTGGTGGGTAAGAAGGGAAAAACATGA
- a CDS encoding substrate-binding domain-containing protein, translating to MKKVNIVGVPEHFNLPWHMAIEEGAFEDRGIDLQWTDIPEGTGRMNQMLQKGETDLAIILTEGIVKGIAAGNPTRIVQEYIATPLLWGIHVGAKSDYTSVADLNRTKTAISRFGSGSHLMAYVNAEKEHWDTDSLKFEVIDDLEGAIKALTNGTADYFMWEHFTTKPLVDKGIFRRLADRPTPWPCFMVAATTDFLEEHSGTLDHILDVINGYTSEFKEIPSIDRTLANRYGQELEDIREWLSLTEWSQEQISTQNIDNVQRTLNNLKLIDKTIPVDQILN from the coding sequence ATGAAAAAAGTAAATATAGTAGGAGTCCCCGAGCATTTTAACCTTCCTTGGCATATGGCCATTGAAGAAGGGGCTTTTGAAGATCGCGGTATCGATTTGCAATGGACCGACATACCCGAAGGTACGGGAAGAATGAACCAGATGTTGCAAAAAGGAGAAACCGATCTGGCCATCATCTTGACCGAGGGCATCGTCAAAGGCATTGCCGCAGGAAACCCGACCCGAATCGTGCAGGAATATATTGCCACGCCCCTCCTCTGGGGCATTCACGTGGGTGCCAAGAGCGACTACACTTCCGTGGCGGACCTGAATCGGACTAAAACGGCCATCAGCCGTTTTGGCAGTGGGAGCCATCTCATGGCCTATGTAAACGCCGAAAAAGAGCATTGGGATACCGATAGCTTGAAGTTCGAGGTCATCGACGATTTAGAAGGCGCCATTAAAGCGCTTACCAACGGGACAGCGGATTATTTCATGTGGGAACATTTTACCACAAAGCCGCTGGTCGATAAAGGCATCTTCCGCAGATTGGCCGACCGTCCCACCCCGTGGCCCTGCTTTATGGTGGCGGCAACAACGGATTTCCTAGAAGAACATTCCGGTACGTTGGACCATATTTTGGACGTTATCAACGGTTACACCTCAGAGTTTAAGGAGATTCCCAGTATCGACCGAACCCTCGCCAATCGCTACGGACAAGAGCTGGAAGACATTCGTGAATGGCTATCCCTCACGGAATGGAGCCAAGAACAGATATCAACGCAAAATATTGATAACGTGCAGCGTACACTAAACAATTTAAAGTTGATCGACAAAACTATACCAGTTGACCAAATTCTAAATTAA
- a CDS encoding translation initiation factor — MDLKDQLKNLFPEHEVPEDEKQPEKKDDIWLQDDPILCKYEKRRGKPITILDGYNGAQSDFRKLAKELKTELGVGGSFKNGKIIIQGDYRARIMEILKQKGFSVKRVGG; from the coding sequence ATGGACTTAAAAGACCAATTGAAAAATCTTTTTCCAGAACATGAGGTTCCGGAAGACGAGAAGCAGCCCGAAAAGAAAGACGATATCTGGCTTCAAGACGATCCGATTCTTTGCAAGTACGAAAAGCGCAGGGGAAAGCCGATTACGATCTTGGACGGTTATAACGGTGCCCAGAGCGATTTCAGGAAATTGGCCAAGGAATTGAAGACCGAGCTCGGCGTGGGAGGAAGCTTTAAGAACGGGAAAATCATCATCCAAGGGGATTACAGGGCCCGGATTATGGAAATCCTGAAGCAGAAAGGCTTTTCGGTCAAGCGGGTGGGAGGCTAA
- a CDS encoding alpha-ketoacid dehydrogenase subunit alpha/beta, with amino-acid sequence MKYRRENYDDATLVQLYRRMLKPRLIEEKMLILLRQGKISKWFSGIGQEAISIGVASAMDKEEYILPMHRNLGVFTTREIPLQQLFSQWQGKAGGFTKGRDRSFHFGTQEYKVVGMISHLGPQLGVADGIALADLLQGRERVTAVFTGEGGTSEGDFHEALNIASVWQLPVIFCIENNGYGLSTPTSEQYNCKDLSDRGIGYGMESYTIDGNNVLEVFGKVDALCKRIRKHPQPVLLEFRTFRMRGHEEASGTKYVPDELMATWGAKDPIANYEAFLAREGLLNSAQIDAFKSEINSEINEHLQFATRESPVSFNQSNELKDVYKQFEVEQVAPKDKMENIRLVDAVSQGLKQSMEAHDNLVIMGQDIAEYGGVFKITDGFADAFGKDRVRNTPICESAIVSAAMGLSINGMKAVVEMQFADFASSGFNPIVNYLAKSHYRWGANADVVIRMPCGGDVGAGPFHSQTNEAWFTKTPGLKVAYPAFPYDAKGLLATAINDPNPVLFFEHKGLYRSIYQDVPTDYYTLPFGKATLLRKGDQITIVSYGAGVHWALRTLEEHPDIEADLIDLRTLMPLDMATIYTSLEKTGKLIILQEDSLFGGIASDISALVMENRFEYLDGPIKRVASLETPIPFSKNLEDGYLPKQRFVTALLELLAY; translated from the coding sequence ATGAAATATCGAAGGGAAAATTACGACGACGCCACGCTGGTGCAGCTCTATCGGCGCATGCTTAAACCGCGGTTGATCGAAGAGAAGATGCTGATCTTGTTACGGCAGGGCAAGATTTCCAAATGGTTCAGTGGTATCGGACAAGAAGCCATTTCGATAGGGGTGGCCAGCGCAATGGACAAAGAGGAATATATATTGCCCATGCACCGCAACCTGGGGGTTTTTACGACCCGGGAAATTCCCTTACAGCAGCTCTTTTCACAATGGCAGGGCAAGGCAGGGGGATTCACCAAGGGCCGTGACCGTAGCTTCCACTTCGGTACGCAGGAGTACAAGGTGGTAGGCATGATTTCCCATTTGGGACCCCAATTGGGCGTTGCCGATGGCATTGCCCTTGCCGACCTACTGCAAGGGAGGGAACGGGTCACGGCGGTCTTTACCGGGGAGGGCGGTACGAGCGAAGGTGATTTTCACGAAGCCCTGAATATCGCCTCCGTCTGGCAGCTTCCAGTGATTTTTTGTATCGAGAACAACGGATACGGCCTGTCCACCCCCACTAGCGAACAGTACAATTGTAAAGACCTATCGGATAGGGGTATAGGCTATGGGATGGAATCGTATACGATTGACGGGAACAATGTTTTGGAAGTATTCGGGAAGGTGGATGCCCTCTGTAAACGGATAAGAAAGCATCCGCAACCCGTGCTGTTGGAATTCCGGACGTTTCGGATGCGCGGCCACGAAGAAGCCAGCGGCACGAAGTATGTGCCGGATGAGTTGATGGCGACCTGGGGCGCAAAAGATCCCATTGCCAACTACGAAGCTTTTTTGGCAAGGGAAGGCTTATTGAACAGCGCCCAAATAGATGCGTTTAAATCCGAAATCAATTCTGAGATCAACGAGCACTTACAATTTGCGACCCGGGAATCGCCCGTAAGCTTTAATCAAAGCAACGAATTAAAGGACGTTTACAAACAGTTTGAAGTTGAGCAGGTTGCCCCGAAGGATAAAATGGAAAACATACGCCTTGTGGATGCCGTTTCCCAAGGTTTGAAACAATCCATGGAGGCCCATGACAACTTAGTGATTATGGGACAGGATATCGCGGAATACGGCGGGGTGTTTAAAATTACGGATGGCTTTGCCGATGCCTTCGGAAAAGATAGGGTGCGGAACACTCCGATTTGCGAATCCGCCATTGTATCGGCGGCAATGGGACTCTCCATCAACGGCATGAAGGCCGTGGTGGAGATGCAATTTGCGGATTTTGCCAGTAGCGGCTTTAATCCGATCGTGAACTACCTCGCCAAATCACATTACCGTTGGGGTGCCAACGCCGATGTGGTCATCCGTATGCCCTGCGGGGGCGATGTGGGCGCCGGTCCCTTTCACTCCCAGACCAATGAGGCCTGGTTTACCAAGACCCCGGGACTCAAAGTGGCCTATCCCGCCTTTCCTTATGATGCAAAGGGACTTCTGGCGACGGCTATCAATGATCCCAATCCCGTGCTATTTTTTGAACATAAGGGCCTGTATCGAAGCATATATCAAGATGTTCCGACGGATTATTACACCCTGCCCTTTGGAAAGGCGACCTTGCTGAGAAAAGGCGATCAGATTACCATCGTTTCCTACGGGGCGGGGGTGCATTGGGCACTAAGGACTTTGGAAGAGCATCCGGACATCGAGGCCGACCTTATCGATTTACGTACGTTGATGCCCTTGGATATGGCTACCATTTATACATCCCTCGAAAAAACCGGGAAACTGATTATCCTACAAGAAGATAGTCTGTTCGGGGGCATTGCCAGTGATATATCCGCCTTGGTCATGGAAAACCGTTTTGAGTATTTGGACGGTCCCATCAAACGGGTCGCCAGTTTGGAAACTCCCATCCCTTTCTCCAAAAATCTGGAAGACGGTTATCTCCCCAAACAAAGGTTCGTCACGGCACTTCTAGAGCTGTTGGCATACTAG
- a CDS encoding OmpA family protein: protein MKRIFLKSTYLVMALAMVMGCNTVKNANNKQKGAAIGAGSGAAIGGVIGNNVGDGNNTVLGAILGAAVGGVAGGFIGNRMDRQAERIETEIPGAEVTRVGEGINVTFNEGQGVHFDTDKSDVKGTSVSTLNSMAEILKEYPKTNILVEGHTDSAGPDAYNMDLSKKRATSVTDYLVSQGIDRSRFTTKWYGENQPVADNTTKEGKAQNRRVEMAIVASDALKQEAQQQVKG, encoded by the coding sequence ATGAAACGTATATTCTTAAAATCGACCTACCTGGTCATGGCGCTCGCCATGGTGATGGGTTGTAATACCGTAAAAAACGCGAACAACAAACAAAAAGGAGCCGCCATCGGTGCCGGAAGCGGTGCCGCGATCGGAGGCGTTATAGGCAATAATGTCGGAGATGGCAACAATACCGTATTGGGTGCCATTTTAGGTGCAGCAGTGGGTGGCGTAGCCGGTGGATTTATCGGAAACCGTATGGACCGACAGGCGGAACGTATCGAAACAGAAATTCCGGGGGCCGAGGTGACCAGGGTCGGGGAAGGCATTAATGTTACCTTTAACGAAGGGCAAGGGGTGCACTTCGATACCGATAAATCGGACGTAAAAGGCACTTCGGTGAGTACGCTCAATAGCATGGCCGAGATTTTGAAGGAATATCCTAAGACCAACATATTGGTAGAAGGCCATACGGACAGTGCCGGTCCCGATGCCTATAACATGGACCTTTCCAAAAAACGGGCAACCTCGGTGACCGATTATCTGGTTTCCCAAGGTATCGACAGAAGTCGATTCACCACCAAATGGTATGGCGAGAATCAACCTGTAGCCGACAATACCACTAAAGAAGGCAAGGCGCAAAACCGCCGGGTCGAGATGGCCATCGTGGCGAGTGATGCCCTGAAACAAGAAGCCCAGCAGCAGGTAAAGGGATAA
- a CDS encoding isopenicillin N synthase family dioxygenase produces MNAIPSVDLRDFVSDDPKRKQKFIQEIGAAFEDIGFVALSGHFLSEELVDKLYEEIKKFFALDQETKDKYEIEGIGGQRGYTSFGKEHAKGRKEGDLKEFWHFGQYVEDNPELEREYPDNVTVTELPDFNAVGKETYKMLEKTAKYVLRALALHLNLEEDYFDEYIKNGNSILRPIHYPPITEEPKNAERAAAHGDINLITLLMGAQGRGLQVKNHQGEWIDAIAAPNELMINVGDMLSRLTNNKLKSTIHKVINPPREQWGTSRYSIPFFMHPVSDMPLDCLENCVDEEHPKQFEDSTAGEYLHERLVELGLVEKK; encoded by the coding sequence ATGAATGCCATACCCAGCGTTGACCTACGGGACTTCGTATCCGACGACCCAAAACGCAAGCAAAAATTTATTCAGGAAATCGGTGCGGCCTTCGAGGATATCGGTTTTGTCGCCCTAAGCGGCCATTTTCTATCTGAAGAACTGGTGGACAAGCTATATGAGGAAATCAAAAAGTTTTTCGCGCTGGATCAGGAGACGAAAGACAAGTATGAAATCGAAGGTATCGGAGGGCAACGCGGTTACACCTCCTTCGGAAAAGAACACGCTAAGGGCAGAAAAGAAGGGGACTTAAAGGAGTTCTGGCATTTCGGGCAATACGTGGAGGACAATCCCGAACTGGAAAGGGAATATCCCGACAATGTCACCGTTACCGAATTGCCCGATTTCAATGCCGTGGGCAAAGAGACCTATAAGATGTTGGAGAAAACGGCAAAATACGTGCTGAGGGCCCTGGCCTTGCATTTGAATTTGGAGGAAGACTATTTCGACGAATATATCAAGAACGGTAATTCCATCTTACGGCCCATTCACTACCCGCCCATCACTGAAGAACCAAAAAATGCGGAACGGGCGGCCGCACACGGCGACATCAACCTGATTACCTTGCTGATGGGCGCCCAAGGCCGCGGTCTTCAGGTGAAGAACCACCAAGGGGAATGGATCGATGCCATCGCCGCCCCGAACGAGCTAATGATCAATGTAGGCGATATGCTCTCGCGGTTGACGAACAATAAGCTGAAATCCACCATTCACAAAGTCATCAATCCCCCTCGGGAGCAATGGGGCACTTCACGCTACTCGATACCCTTTTTTATGCATCCCGTAAGCGACATGCCGTTGGATTGTCTTGAGAACTGCGTGGACGAAGAACATCCGAAACAATTCGAGGATAGTACCGCCGGCGAATATTTGCACGAACGGCTTGTGGAGCTTGGGCTTGTGGAGAAAAAATAG